A part of Thermococcus sp. SY098 genomic DNA contains:
- the asnS gene encoding asparagine--tRNA ligase, with the protein MIEKIYCAQVKPEMEGKRVRLAGWVYRKREIKDKVFIVLRDSSGIIQTVFKEEISKEAYETAKKTGIESSVVIEGTVKQDKRAPGGVEIQADKIEVIQNVEFFPITKDASPEFLLDVRHLHLRSPKVAAIMKVKATLIQAAREWLLQDGWYEVFPPILVTGAVEGGATLFKLKYFDKTAYLSQSAQLYLEAAIFGLEKVWSLTPSFRAEKSRTRRHLTEFWHLELEAAWMDLWDIMKVEEELVSYMVQRTLELRRKEIELYRKDFTTLKNTEPPFPRISYDEAIDILQSKGVSIEWGEDMGADEERVLTEEFDRPFFVYGYPKHIKAFYMKEDPEDPRKVLAADMLAPEGYGEVIGGSQREDNYDKLVQRILEEGMDPKDYEWYLDLRKYGSVPHSGFGLGVERVVAWILNLDHVRWATLFPRTPTRLYP; encoded by the coding sequence ATGATTGAGAAAATTTACTGTGCTCAAGTTAAACCCGAGATGGAAGGAAAAAGAGTTAGATTGGCTGGCTGGGTGTATAGAAAGAGAGAAATTAAAGACAAGGTGTTTATAGTACTTAGAGACTCAAGTGGAATTATTCAAACCGTGTTCAAAGAGGAAATTAGCAAAGAGGCTTATGAGACTGCAAAGAAAACCGGAATAGAGTCAAGCGTAGTAATTGAGGGCACCGTTAAACAAGATAAGAGGGCCCCTGGAGGAGTTGAAATTCAGGCAGATAAGATTGAGGTCATCCAAAACGTCGAGTTTTTCCCGATTACCAAGGACGCAAGTCCAGAATTTCTTCTGGATGTAAGACATCTCCATCTAAGATCCCCAAAAGTTGCGGCAATAATGAAAGTCAAAGCGACTCTAATTCAAGCTGCAAGAGAATGGCTTCTTCAAGACGGCTGGTATGAGGTGTTCCCACCAATATTGGTCACAGGCGCTGTGGAGGGTGGGGCTACTCTATTTAAGCTAAAGTACTTTGATAAAACCGCTTATCTGAGCCAATCAGCTCAGCTTTATCTTGAAGCAGCTATATTTGGTCTTGAAAAGGTCTGGTCTCTAACGCCGAGCTTCAGAGCAGAGAAGAGCAGAACGAGGAGGCACTTAACAGAATTCTGGCACCTCGAGCTTGAGGCTGCATGGATGGACCTCTGGGATATCATGAAGGTTGAGGAGGAGCTTGTGAGTTACATGGTTCAGCGGACTTTAGAGCTGAGAAGAAAAGAAATTGAACTATACAGAAAAGACTTCACAACCTTAAAGAACACGGAGCCGCCATTCCCGAGAATAAGTTACGATGAGGCAATTGATATCCTCCAGAGCAAAGGCGTCAGCATAGAGTGGGGCGAAGACATGGGTGCAGATGAAGAGAGAGTTTTGACGGAAGAATTCGACAGGCCGTTCTTTGTCTATGGCTATCCAAAGCACATCAAGGCATTCTACATGAAAGAAGACCCAGAAGACCCAAGAAAGGTCTTGGCAGCTGACATGCTTGCACCTGAGGGGTATGGTGAAGTAATTGGTGGTTCACAGAGAGAAGATAATTACGACAAACTTGTGCAACGTATTTTAGAAGAGGGCATGGATCCAAAGGACTACGAGTGGTATCTTGATCTCAGAAAGTATGGAAGCGTTCCGCACAGCGGCTTTGGGCTTGGTGTCGAGAGAGTAGTTGCATGGATTCTCAATCTTGACCACGTTAGATGGGCAACCCTGTTCCCAAGGACCCCAACAAGGCTCTATCCGTGA
- a CDS encoding amidohydrolase produces the protein MKAILAKYILDVNGVREDMAVLIEGNKIYDVIPKDKLKEYDVDETFGGEGYLLIPGLINAHTHVAMTKFRGIGDDLPLDKWLNEVIWPMEKEWSKKEIHKWALIGIAEAIANGSTVINDHYFFADEIAKAAQKLGIRAFIGQTMMDLVEFPIAEPEEGFRFFKRWKDRDKLVKPVLAPHATDTVSLDLLKEIKEFSENEKALIHMHVSQSREEVLRVKRREGILPVEYLKKAGVLNESFIGVHGVYLSEKEVGLYAKSGATLVHCAVSLAKLEGSIAPIIDLWEKGGNIALGNDCAASNNSLDMIQEMKFAAILNKVRNRDPTKASAKDVFYWATVGGAKALKIKAGLIEKGYLADLVLININKLHFLPKANILSHLVYSAKGSDVEMVFVDGELIYQLGNFTKEQIIF, from the coding sequence ATGAAGGCAATACTTGCAAAGTACATTCTGGATGTTAACGGAGTAAGGGAGGACATGGCAGTTTTGATAGAGGGTAATAAAATCTATGATGTCATTCCGAAGGATAAGCTCAAAGAATATGATGTTGATGAAACTTTTGGTGGAGAGGGCTATCTCTTAATTCCCGGGCTTATTAATGCCCATACCCACGTAGCAATGACAAAATTTAGGGGAATCGGGGATGACTTGCCTCTGGATAAGTGGCTGAATGAAGTTATTTGGCCCATGGAAAAGGAGTGGAGCAAAAAGGAAATCCATAAATGGGCACTTATTGGAATTGCAGAGGCTATCGCCAACGGTTCAACAGTAATCAACGACCATTACTTCTTTGCGGATGAAATAGCCAAAGCAGCTCAAAAGCTTGGCATTAGAGCGTTCATTGGACAGACCATGATGGATTTAGTTGAATTTCCAATTGCAGAGCCAGAAGAGGGATTTAGGTTTTTTAAGAGATGGAAAGACAGAGATAAACTTGTTAAACCAGTATTAGCCCCACATGCAACTGACACGGTTTCTCTTGATCTTTTAAAAGAAATCAAAGAGTTCTCTGAAAACGAAAAGGCGTTAATTCATATGCACGTTTCCCAGAGCAGGGAAGAAGTTTTGAGAGTCAAAAGGAGAGAAGGAATCTTGCCCGTTGAATACCTCAAGAAAGCTGGAGTCTTAAATGAGAGCTTCATCGGCGTTCATGGCGTCTATCTGAGCGAAAAAGAAGTTGGGCTTTATGCAAAAAGTGGAGCAACGTTGGTGCATTGTGCAGTCAGTTTGGCAAAGCTTGAGGGAAGTATCGCACCAATAATTGATTTATGGGAAAAGGGAGGCAACATTGCACTTGGAAACGACTGTGCGGCTTCAAATAATTCACTTGACATGATCCAGGAGATGAAGTTTGCAGCGATACTAAATAAAGTCAGGAACCGTGATCCAACCAAAGCCTCAGCAAAGGACGTATTTTACTGGGCAACAGTTGGAGGAGCAAAAGCATTGAAAATTAAAGCGGGGCTGATAGAGAAAGGATATCTTGCAGATTTAGTTCTTATAAATATAAATAAGCTGCATTTTCTACCGAAGGCCAATATATTGTCGCATCTGGTGTACTCCGCCAAAGGAAGTGATGTTGAAATGGTCTTTGTGGACGGAGAGTTAATCTACCAGTTGGGAAACTTTACAAAAGAGCAAATCATTTTTTAA
- a CDS encoding helix-turn-helix domain-containing protein, whose product MFIDPFVIRSINRSELRKRILLYLYNIYPSFTYLAEIARVVRSDPSNVKGALVGLGNRYNGHSSLVSLGLVEIIEENGFKYYRLSEYGKRVVEMLKSYQSYYRKFM is encoded by the coding sequence TTGTTTATAGATCCCTTTGTAATCCGCTCTATTAACAGAAGTGAGCTCCGAAAGCGAATTCTCTTATATTTATACAACATATACCCTTCTTTTACGTATCTTGCTGAAATCGCAAGAGTTGTTCGTTCTGATCCTTCAAACGTAAAAGGTGCTCTTGTGGGGTTGGGGAATAGGTATAATGGACATAGTTCCCTTGTTAGCTTAGGATTAGTTGAAATAATTGAAGAAAATGGATTCAAATATTACAGACTTTCTGAATATGGGAAAAGAGTTGTTGAAATGCTGAAGTCATATCAATCATATTATAGGAAATTTATGTGA
- a CDS encoding class I SAM-dependent methyltransferase, whose product MESLVKKIDKNISAMIQVAVLNILKLGMEYRIFNKLTSKKHYLDILNMSSIKNKPLLKDLLDTYVEIGIVERTLNEIRMRDFSYTITFSRESISYIQPDWISVFEEMYKMTTYSFISPEHPKILMDFDKDADFWDMRLSLEFNSTYRKLIASIGKLRDEMTVLDLGCGSVSPVEIGKLVGPNGKYVGVDFSPGMLSIAKSRIKELGLDWVILRELDIRTMIPRSKYDIIIMSFVLEYLPTLSLLKVIDTAMAALNEGGKLIIIEPFRENYPQIAAWEFFEKLTKEFTKFPSKSAIINSLEQTNYNFRLHEIGKSVLVVEKL is encoded by the coding sequence ATGGAGTCGCTTGTCAAGAAAATTGATAAAAACATCTCAGCGATGATTCAGGTAGCTGTGCTAAACATACTAAAATTGGGAATGGAATACAGGATATTTAATAAACTAACTTCAAAGAAACATTATCTTGACATTCTAAACATGAGCTCCATCAAGAATAAACCTCTGCTAAAAGATCTCTTGGATACCTATGTTGAGATCGGAATAGTAGAGAGAACTCTAAATGAAATAAGAATGCGGGATTTTTCTTACACCATTACATTCAGCAGGGAGAGCATCAGCTATATACAACCAGATTGGATATCAGTATTCGAAGAAATGTATAAAATGACCACATACTCATTTATCAGCCCAGAGCATCCTAAGATTTTAATGGACTTTGATAAAGATGCAGATTTCTGGGATATGCGGCTTTCCCTAGAATTCAACAGTACTTACAGAAAGTTAATAGCATCCATAGGAAAGCTAAGAGACGAAATGACAGTTCTGGATTTGGGCTGTGGTTCTGTTTCTCCTGTAGAGATTGGAAAATTAGTAGGACCTAACGGAAAATACGTGGGTGTGGACTTCTCTCCGGGCATGTTAAGCATAGCAAAGAGTAGAATAAAAGAATTAGGACTCGATTGGGTAATCCTCAGGGAACTTGACATTAGGACAATGATCCCCCGCAGCAAATATGACATAATCATAATGAGCTTTGTTCTTGAGTACCTCCCCACGCTTTCACTTTTAAAAGTCATAGATACTGCCATGGCTGCGTTAAATGAGGGTGGGAAATTGATTATTATAGAGCCATTTAGAGAGAATTACCCGCAGATTGCCGCATGGGAGTTTTTTGAAAAACTAACAAAGGAGTTTACCAAATTTCCCAGCAAATCTGCGATAATAAATTCCCTCGAACAAACAAACTATAATTTTAGGCTTCATGAAATTGGAAAATCTGTTCTTGTTGTAGAAAAACTCTAA
- a CDS encoding flagellin: MGYLIKKRRGAVGIGTLIVFIAMVLVAAVAAAVLINTSGYLQQRAEATGRQTTKEVASGLKIDSVTGYANASNTISHLAIQISLNAGSEPIDLTQTKIYISDGSNQMVYAYEGNAKASLTGQLFDFTLKPWSDLKTNYTKFGIIIVQDADNSLSGNVPTLTPGDIVILTIDAYKSLGGIGPRTEVTIEVRPEFGAPGFTKFVTPTAYGLSTNDKVVELK; encoded by the coding sequence ATGGGATACCTCATAAAAAAGAGGAGAGGTGCCGTTGGTATCGGCACTTTGATTGTATTTATAGCCATGGTACTAGTAGCTGCAGTTGCTGCAGCCGTTTTGATTAACACAAGTGGGTACCTACAACAGAGAGCTGAAGCAACAGGAAGGCAAACGACAAAAGAAGTAGCAAGTGGGTTGAAAATTGACAGTGTTACAGGATATGCAAATGCTTCTAACACTATAAGTCACCTTGCTATCCAGATTTCACTCAATGCAGGAAGTGAACCCATTGATCTCACCCAAACCAAAATCTACATCAGCGATGGTAGCAACCAGATGGTTTATGCCTACGAGGGAAATGCCAAAGCATCCTTAACTGGACAACTGTTTGACTTTACTCTCAAACCATGGAGTGACCTAAAGACCAACTATACCAAGTTTGGTATTATAATTGTTCAGGATGCTGACAACTCCCTTAGTGGCAATGTCCCAACTTTGACCCCTGGAGACATAGTCATCCTCACGATTGACGCTTACAAGTCCCTTGGAGGCATTGGTCCGAGGACAGAAGTCACAATTGAAGTTAGGCCTGAGTTTGGTGCCCCAGGATTTACAAAATTTGTTACTCCAACTGCCTACGGGCTCAGTACTAATGACAAAGTTGTTGAACTCAAGTGA